The following coding sequences lie in one Stigmatopora nigra isolate UIUO_SnigA chromosome 4, RoL_Snig_1.1, whole genome shotgun sequence genomic window:
- the LOC144195509 gene encoding endophilin-B2-like isoform X3, translated as MYAMDFNVKKIATGAGLLFTRAVQFTEEKLGQAEKTELDAHYENLMSRADCTKNWTEKIYRQTEVLLQPNPIDHRGSRIEEFVYEKLDWKAPSRVTNGELLGHLMEDAANDFGLDTPYGSTLIKVGECEQKLGTSEREFLQTSAISFLTPLRNFLEGDWRTITKERRLLENLRLDLDVAKSRLKKAKAAEAKAAVAPDFQETRPRNYVLSASASALWSEEVEKAEHELRSAQTEFDRQAEVTRLLLEGISSTHVNHLRCLHEFVEAQAIYYKQCHFHMQELQKQLGRLPNAFALNSTGTKATADLISESFNSTGEMDTLKIEEVQAPAAGTRMAKVLYDYDPSDSSELFLLADEIITVYTVPGMDSDWLVGEKGDQKGKVPVTYLELLS; from the exons ATGTACGCGATGGACTTTAACGTGAAAAAGATCGCCACGGGTGCTGGTTTGCTGTTTACACGGGCCGTTCAG TTTACAGAAGAGAAGCTTGGCCAGGCAGAGAAAACTGAGTTGGATGCTCACTATGAAAACCTAATGAGCCGTGCAGACTGCACAAAAAACTGGACCGAGAAGATCTACAGGCAAACAGAGGTTTTACTGCAGCCCAACCCAA TCGATCACAGag GTTCTAGAATTGAAGAGTTTGTGTATGAAAAGTTGGACTGGAAAGCACCATCCAGAGTGACCAACGGGGAACTTCTCGGTCATTTGATGGAGGATGCTGCCAACGACTTTGGTCTGGACACTCCTTATG GAAGCACTCTAATCAAAGTGGGAGAATGTGAGCAAAAATTAGGAACATCTGAGAGGGAGTTTCTTCAAACATCAGCCATCAGTTTTCTGACACCCCTCCGCAACTTTCTGGAAGGAGATTGGAGGACGATTACA AAAGAACGGCGCCTATTGGAGAATCTTCGCCTTGATCTGGATGTGGCTAAATCACgtttaaaaaaagccaaagcgGCGGAGGCAAAGGCTGCG GTGGCGCCAGATTTTCAGGAGACCAGACCACGCAACTATGTCCTTTCTGCCAGTGCTTCTGCT CTTTGGAGCGAGGAAGTTGAAAAA GCTGAACATGAACTCAGGTCAGCCCAAACAGAGTTTGACCGCCAGGCAGAAGTTACACGGCTTCTTTTAGAGGGTATCAGCAGTACGCAT GTGAATCACCTCCGCTGCCTACATGAATTTGTGGAGGCGCAAGCAATTTATTACAAGCAGTGTCACTTTCACATGCAAGAACTACAGAAACAACTTGGAAG ACTACCAAATGCTTTTGCCCTGAATTCCACGGGCACCAAAGCTACTGCAGACTTGATATCTGAAAGTTTCAACAGCACTGGGGAGATGGACACTCTGAAGATTGAGGAAGTCCAAGCTCCTGCTGCTGGCACGCGCATGGCCAAAGTTCTATATGATTATGATCCTTCTGATTCCAGTGAGCTTTTCCTCCTAGCTGATGAG ATCATTACAGTTTACACAGTCCCAGGAATGGACTCCGACTGGCTGGTTGGCGAAAAGGGAGACCAAAAAGGGAAAGTGCCTGTTACGTACTTGGAGCTTCTCAGCTAA
- the LOC144195509 gene encoding endophilin-B2-like isoform X1 has translation MYAMDFNVKKIATGAGLLFTRAVQFTEEKLGQAEKTELDAHYENLMSRADCTKNWTEKIYRQTEVLLQPNPIDHRGSRIEEFVYEKLDWKAPSRVTNGELLGHLMEDAANDFGLDTPYGSTLIKVGECEQKLGTSEREFLQTSAISFLTPLRNFLEGDWRTITKERRLLENLRLDLDVAKSRLKKAKAAEAKAACEGDVAPDFQETRPRNYVLSASASALWSEEVEKAEHELRSAQTEFDRQAEVTRLLLEGISSTHVNHLRCLHEFVEAQAIYYKQCHFHMQELQKQLGRLPNAFALNSTGTKATADLISESFNSTGEMDTLKIEEVQAPAAGTRMAKVLYDYDPSDSSELFLLADEIITVYTVPGMDSDWLVGEKGDQKGKVPVTYLELLS, from the exons ATGTACGCGATGGACTTTAACGTGAAAAAGATCGCCACGGGTGCTGGTTTGCTGTTTACACGGGCCGTTCAG TTTACAGAAGAGAAGCTTGGCCAGGCAGAGAAAACTGAGTTGGATGCTCACTATGAAAACCTAATGAGCCGTGCAGACTGCACAAAAAACTGGACCGAGAAGATCTACAGGCAAACAGAGGTTTTACTGCAGCCCAACCCAA TCGATCACAGag GTTCTAGAATTGAAGAGTTTGTGTATGAAAAGTTGGACTGGAAAGCACCATCCAGAGTGACCAACGGGGAACTTCTCGGTCATTTGATGGAGGATGCTGCCAACGACTTTGGTCTGGACACTCCTTATG GAAGCACTCTAATCAAAGTGGGAGAATGTGAGCAAAAATTAGGAACATCTGAGAGGGAGTTTCTTCAAACATCAGCCATCAGTTTTCTGACACCCCTCCGCAACTTTCTGGAAGGAGATTGGAGGACGATTACA AAAGAACGGCGCCTATTGGAGAATCTTCGCCTTGATCTGGATGTGGCTAAATCACgtttaaaaaaagccaaagcgGCGGAGGCAAAGGCTGCG TGCGAGGGCGAT GTGGCGCCAGATTTTCAGGAGACCAGACCACGCAACTATGTCCTTTCTGCCAGTGCTTCTGCT CTTTGGAGCGAGGAAGTTGAAAAA GCTGAACATGAACTCAGGTCAGCCCAAACAGAGTTTGACCGCCAGGCAGAAGTTACACGGCTTCTTTTAGAGGGTATCAGCAGTACGCAT GTGAATCACCTCCGCTGCCTACATGAATTTGTGGAGGCGCAAGCAATTTATTACAAGCAGTGTCACTTTCACATGCAAGAACTACAGAAACAACTTGGAAG ACTACCAAATGCTTTTGCCCTGAATTCCACGGGCACCAAAGCTACTGCAGACTTGATATCTGAAAGTTTCAACAGCACTGGGGAGATGGACACTCTGAAGATTGAGGAAGTCCAAGCTCCTGCTGCTGGCACGCGCATGGCCAAAGTTCTATATGATTATGATCCTTCTGATTCCAGTGAGCTTTTCCTCCTAGCTGATGAG ATCATTACAGTTTACACAGTCCCAGGAATGGACTCCGACTGGCTGGTTGGCGAAAAGGGAGACCAAAAAGGGAAAGTGCCTGTTACGTACTTGGAGCTTCTCAGCTAA
- the LOC144195509 gene encoding endophilin-B2-like isoform X2 produces the protein MYAMDFNVKKIATGAGLLFTRAVQFTEEKLGQAEKTELDAHYENLMSRADCTKNWTEKIYRQTEVLLQPNPSSRIEEFVYEKLDWKAPSRVTNGELLGHLMEDAANDFGLDTPYGSTLIKVGECEQKLGTSEREFLQTSAISFLTPLRNFLEGDWRTITKERRLLENLRLDLDVAKSRLKKAKAAEAKAACEGDVAPDFQETRPRNYVLSASASALWSEEVEKAEHELRSAQTEFDRQAEVTRLLLEGISSTHVNHLRCLHEFVEAQAIYYKQCHFHMQELQKQLGRLPNAFALNSTGTKATADLISESFNSTGEMDTLKIEEVQAPAAGTRMAKVLYDYDPSDSSELFLLADEIITVYTVPGMDSDWLVGEKGDQKGKVPVTYLELLS, from the exons ATGTACGCGATGGACTTTAACGTGAAAAAGATCGCCACGGGTGCTGGTTTGCTGTTTACACGGGCCGTTCAG TTTACAGAAGAGAAGCTTGGCCAGGCAGAGAAAACTGAGTTGGATGCTCACTATGAAAACCTAATGAGCCGTGCAGACTGCACAAAAAACTGGACCGAGAAGATCTACAGGCAAACAGAGGTTTTACTGCAGCCCAACCCAA GTTCTAGAATTGAAGAGTTTGTGTATGAAAAGTTGGACTGGAAAGCACCATCCAGAGTGACCAACGGGGAACTTCTCGGTCATTTGATGGAGGATGCTGCCAACGACTTTGGTCTGGACACTCCTTATG GAAGCACTCTAATCAAAGTGGGAGAATGTGAGCAAAAATTAGGAACATCTGAGAGGGAGTTTCTTCAAACATCAGCCATCAGTTTTCTGACACCCCTCCGCAACTTTCTGGAAGGAGATTGGAGGACGATTACA AAAGAACGGCGCCTATTGGAGAATCTTCGCCTTGATCTGGATGTGGCTAAATCACgtttaaaaaaagccaaagcgGCGGAGGCAAAGGCTGCG TGCGAGGGCGAT GTGGCGCCAGATTTTCAGGAGACCAGACCACGCAACTATGTCCTTTCTGCCAGTGCTTCTGCT CTTTGGAGCGAGGAAGTTGAAAAA GCTGAACATGAACTCAGGTCAGCCCAAACAGAGTTTGACCGCCAGGCAGAAGTTACACGGCTTCTTTTAGAGGGTATCAGCAGTACGCAT GTGAATCACCTCCGCTGCCTACATGAATTTGTGGAGGCGCAAGCAATTTATTACAAGCAGTGTCACTTTCACATGCAAGAACTACAGAAACAACTTGGAAG ACTACCAAATGCTTTTGCCCTGAATTCCACGGGCACCAAAGCTACTGCAGACTTGATATCTGAAAGTTTCAACAGCACTGGGGAGATGGACACTCTGAAGATTGAGGAAGTCCAAGCTCCTGCTGCTGGCACGCGCATGGCCAAAGTTCTATATGATTATGATCCTTCTGATTCCAGTGAGCTTTTCCTCCTAGCTGATGAG ATCATTACAGTTTACACAGTCCCAGGAATGGACTCCGACTGGCTGGTTGGCGAAAAGGGAGACCAAAAAGGGAAAGTGCCTGTTACGTACTTGGAGCTTCTCAGCTAA
- the LOC144195509 gene encoding endophilin-B2-like isoform X4: MYAMDFNVKKIATGAGLLFTRAVQFTEEKLGQAEKTELDAHYENLMSRADCTKNWTEKIYRQTEVLLQPNPSSRIEEFVYEKLDWKAPSRVTNGELLGHLMEDAANDFGLDTPYGSTLIKVGECEQKLGTSEREFLQTSAISFLTPLRNFLEGDWRTITKERRLLENLRLDLDVAKSRLKKAKAAEAKAAVAPDFQETRPRNYVLSASASALWSEEVEKAEHELRSAQTEFDRQAEVTRLLLEGISSTHVNHLRCLHEFVEAQAIYYKQCHFHMQELQKQLGRLPNAFALNSTGTKATADLISESFNSTGEMDTLKIEEVQAPAAGTRMAKVLYDYDPSDSSELFLLADEIITVYTVPGMDSDWLVGEKGDQKGKVPVTYLELLS, from the exons ATGTACGCGATGGACTTTAACGTGAAAAAGATCGCCACGGGTGCTGGTTTGCTGTTTACACGGGCCGTTCAG TTTACAGAAGAGAAGCTTGGCCAGGCAGAGAAAACTGAGTTGGATGCTCACTATGAAAACCTAATGAGCCGTGCAGACTGCACAAAAAACTGGACCGAGAAGATCTACAGGCAAACAGAGGTTTTACTGCAGCCCAACCCAA GTTCTAGAATTGAAGAGTTTGTGTATGAAAAGTTGGACTGGAAAGCACCATCCAGAGTGACCAACGGGGAACTTCTCGGTCATTTGATGGAGGATGCTGCCAACGACTTTGGTCTGGACACTCCTTATG GAAGCACTCTAATCAAAGTGGGAGAATGTGAGCAAAAATTAGGAACATCTGAGAGGGAGTTTCTTCAAACATCAGCCATCAGTTTTCTGACACCCCTCCGCAACTTTCTGGAAGGAGATTGGAGGACGATTACA AAAGAACGGCGCCTATTGGAGAATCTTCGCCTTGATCTGGATGTGGCTAAATCACgtttaaaaaaagccaaagcgGCGGAGGCAAAGGCTGCG GTGGCGCCAGATTTTCAGGAGACCAGACCACGCAACTATGTCCTTTCTGCCAGTGCTTCTGCT CTTTGGAGCGAGGAAGTTGAAAAA GCTGAACATGAACTCAGGTCAGCCCAAACAGAGTTTGACCGCCAGGCAGAAGTTACACGGCTTCTTTTAGAGGGTATCAGCAGTACGCAT GTGAATCACCTCCGCTGCCTACATGAATTTGTGGAGGCGCAAGCAATTTATTACAAGCAGTGTCACTTTCACATGCAAGAACTACAGAAACAACTTGGAAG ACTACCAAATGCTTTTGCCCTGAATTCCACGGGCACCAAAGCTACTGCAGACTTGATATCTGAAAGTTTCAACAGCACTGGGGAGATGGACACTCTGAAGATTGAGGAAGTCCAAGCTCCTGCTGCTGGCACGCGCATGGCCAAAGTTCTATATGATTATGATCCTTCTGATTCCAGTGAGCTTTTCCTCCTAGCTGATGAG ATCATTACAGTTTACACAGTCCCAGGAATGGACTCCGACTGGCTGGTTGGCGAAAAGGGAGACCAAAAAGGGAAAGTGCCTGTTACGTACTTGGAGCTTCTCAGCTAA
- the LOC144195654 gene encoding lymphotoxin-alpha-like, whose amino-acid sequence MEEGLPRRISKSRSSRLGSLAVQQFTHLALFLVCAAQLGLVCILLRERFLQSSTLNSKCGENENGTPSALRLSQEDEQKSALLTAPVDKKTNGKYLLWESKKGNAYCHGGFLYSNGNLVLPSKGVYRVFLQITYESNGELDNYDGVVMLVNNVFLFHDSYPKDRPLLSSVDTISSNTNQWTKSLHTSGTFILEANSTLRVTSEYVNLISSKEYLVFFGVEILQYLV is encoded by the exons ATGGAAGAAGGCTTGCCACGCCGAATTAGCAAGAGCAGAAGCTCTCGTTTAGGAAGCCTGGCAGTCCAACAGTTCACGCATCTCGCCTTATTTTTGGTGTGTGCTGCGCAGCTCGGCTTGGTGTGCATTCTTCTCCGGGAGCGATTTCTCCAATCAAGTACACTCAACTCCAAG tGTGGGGAGAATGAAAATGGTACTCCATCAG CCCTCAGACTTTCACAAGAGGATGAACAAAAGAGTGCTCTACTaacag CTCCTGTTGATAAAAAGACAAATGGCAAATATCTCCTCTGGGAAAGTAAGAAGGGAAATGCCTATTGCCACGGAGGTTTCCTCTACTCCAACGGGAACCTGGTCCTTCCCAGTAAAGGCGTCTACAGAGTCTTTCTGCAGATTACCTACGAGAGTAATGGCGAACTAGATAACTATGACGGCGTGGTGATGCTGGTCAACAATGTGTTCCTTTTCCACGATTCATACCCTAAGGATAGGCCTCTTCTATCATCTGTCGACACAATCAGCTCCAACACAAACCAATGGACCAAATCTCTACACACGAGTGGCACGTTTATATTGGAAGCAAACAGCACGCTGAGAGTGACGTCGGAATATGTCAACCTCATTTCCTCCAAAGAATATTTGGTGTTCTTTGGAGTGGAAATTCTTCAGTATCTTGTTTAA